Within the Miscanthus floridulus cultivar M001 chromosome 17, ASM1932011v1, whole genome shotgun sequence genome, the region TAATGCTAACCTTAGGATAGCGGGACCAGCCGGGGGGACTGTTCTTCAAGGATAGCCTAGCTCCACTGTCGAAGGACCCAACCCAGACGGCAACGAACTACGCTATGGTcggttgggacaagaagatgAGGGAGCTCATGAAGAAAAGGGAGCTCATGAAGAAAAGGGCGATACGGAAGCAGCAAGCTCAAGATTGAGGAGAGGAGACTGGCAgtgaagacgatgatgatgacaacgagTCTGATGAGGCAGCAGCTGGCATGGATTGGGGTGACCTAGAGGACGAGGACTCActgtccatgcagggacccttcttgTTCCACGTGGGGGGAAGCGAGTCTGTGAGGACAGTGGAGCCAGGCCTGCCCCTGGGTCCAGTGGGAGCCGGTGGATCTACCATCACCCTCGGGGTGCCAGCGggggatcggtggatgggaggggaTGGATCCGAGGCCACCcccgaggtgctgatggagggggaTGGCTCCGATGCCATGCCCCATGAGCTAATGGAGGGGGTGGCTCTATCGCCGTGCCCCATGAGCCGACGGAGGGGGGTGGCTCTGTTGCTGCGCCCCATgagctgatggaggggagcggccctGTCGCCGCACCCCATGaaccgatggaggggagcggccctgtcgccgcaccctcagagacaagggagatgagcccccctgctttggagtagggggcaggctcaaaacggtcccacccacatgagttggagcaggggtccAAGGGTTCGTCCCCAAAACATACCCGTCGCCCAAAAGCGCCAGAGTATGTCACCGATTCCCCtcgtttttcctttttatttttctgttcCGACCTTATGCCTTTTTCCCTTTTGTAGATTCTTGCGACAGGGCCACCCTCTAGGGATGGCGCCTAAGAAGAGCCTTGCTCTTCAGGCAGGACGGATGGTGCTGCCTAACGTTGctcctgtttcgggcaggagcggCGATGGCGTTGTGGCCTCGTTGCCCGGTCTGGCGGCGCCCGcggtggtgcccgtgccctcggtggTTGCCGAGTAGGCGTCcatgaccgcgccaagccaggagCAGTCAGACGCAGTCGTGGTGGTGTCCGAGGGGGTGGCGCAATCCGTGCCCCCAGCGGCCCAAGTGATGGCGCCTGACGCGGGCCGGGCGGAGTCGAATGCAGCCACGGTGGTGTCCGAGGGAGCCGCGCAGTCTGTGCCACCGGAGGCCCAGATAGAGGTGCCCGTGACCATGACAAGCCCGGCGGGGTCGGATGCTGCCATGGTGGCATCCGAGGGGGTGGCGCAATCCGCGCCACCGACGGCCCAGGCCGCGGCGCTCGAGGCAGgccggatggaggaggacatggccgaAGGGTCTCCAAGtgtcatggcggtggtggagaagaCCCATAGAAGGTCATCCCCAGCCCTATTTTTGGGGGCAGCCGCTCCCCCACATGGggtgagccgccgctccagtggatggccgctcaggacccaacaTCGGTTCTTTTCTCGCTTGACGATGCTtccaagagcatggagcgggagaatcttgacatcgggttctcgattgtgatggatgccttgagccaggCCAGTGGTGCCCTACACAAGATCCTTGTTCCTACTGGCCAGGTACCCGCTTAATCTTCTCCcttgttttcttctctcttcatgtatttttatgttttcgtatttttgataccggtcttctttttagtgTATCGTTGCTTATAGCCAGAACAAATCCTGattcctccatgagcaaaaggCGGAGTGGGACCGTCTTACTGAGGAGGCCTAGCTGCAAGGAGATGTGGGAAcatagcttgctgccgcccagcagcGGGAGGCCGAGGCGCGTCAGGACATGGAGGAGttccatgggatgttcgaggacttgTCAGCAAGGGTGAAGCTAGACGATGAGGCGACCACCAGGCTTCGAAAGGAGTAGGacgagctgctatagaaggatgCCATGGCCAGTGAGCAGGCCATCGAGCTCCTggtggagctagagatggagcggggcctcaagctgaaggctgaggagaggtccgcgaCATTGCAACAGAGGGCGGACCGGGACACCGAGGTGATCGCCTGGTTGCacgaggagcgggacgagctacaCCAGACCGAGGGAAGACTTCGCTCAGAGCATGGCATAGCCTGTGGGTATCGTGACCGGGCCATCTAGGAGCGCAACGAGGCGCGTTGGGTGATTGACTCCCTCCGGGCAGATCTTGGAGCTgcggtgaaccgaaggttggaCACCGAGAGCGTCGCTGCCAGGCTAGACAAGGAGCTTACCGAAGTGTGAGGGATCCTTCAGACCAAGAGTGACAAGCTTGACCTTTTGCAAGCCACTatcggggtggtcatcgatgCCCTAAGGGTGGCGCAGCCAGTGGAAACTAGCTCACTCGTGGCTCGTGCCGCGGGTATCACGGcgtgggtgggccaacttgaggaggatgcctttcacgccgggatcacccaagccttcattGTCGCCCGTTcccattatgatcgggagattaacctggaggtaatgagccaaggcttcgcgcctatctatgaagatgctgagctggacgagatggagaaggcggtgactccccttGCGCGGAACttggcgaacaggctgaaagaaacGGTTCTTCTTCcacggaagtagttagttgaattagtttgataaacatttatttgtaatatgtgaacaagtgtcggtactttcatGTCCTAGAAATGGTTTCATGGATTCATTtcgtaatttcatttcatttcgtTTGTTTGATCATACA harbors:
- the LOC136515123 gene encoding cell wall protein SED1-like produces the protein MSSSIRPASSAAAWAVGGADCATPSDATMAASDPAGLVMVTGTSIWASGGTDCAAPSDTTVAAFDSARPASGAITWAAGGTDCATPSDTTTTASDCSWLGAVMDAYSATTEGTGTTAGAARPGNEATTPSPLLPETGATLGSTIRPA